A single genomic interval of Methyloceanibacter caenitepidi harbors:
- a CDS encoding Lrp/AsnC family transcriptional regulator produces MRAARLDSTDWLILRELQADGRITNIELARKVGISAPPCLRRVRALEEAGIIKGFTVLLNDRALGFDVSAFAMIKLHSQAEADLIAFEKWVAASPVVRDCHMLSGEIDFLLRCVAPDLTMFQDFIIHELTAAPNVESVKTSLVIRTSKQAPGVPTELMSQAAEPERHGHAD; encoded by the coding sequence ATGCGTGCCGCCCGCCTCGATTCCACGGATTGGCTGATCTTGCGTGAATTGCAGGCCGATGGCCGGATCACGAACATCGAATTGGCGCGCAAAGTGGGCATTTCGGCGCCGCCTTGCCTGCGGCGTGTCCGGGCGCTGGAAGAAGCGGGCATCATCAAGGGCTTCACGGTCCTGCTCAACGATCGGGCGCTCGGTTTCGACGTCTCCGCCTTCGCCATGATCAAGCTTCACAGCCAGGCCGAGGCGGATCTGATCGCCTTCGAGAAGTGGGTCGCCGCGAGCCCCGTGGTCCGCGATTGCCACATGCTGTCGGGCGAAATCGACTTTCTGCTGCGCTGCGTGGCGCCGGACCTGACGATGTTCCAGGACTTCATCATTCACGAGCTCACGGCGGCGCCCAACGTGGAGAGCGTCAAGACCTCGCTCGTGATCCGGACATCCAAGCAAGCGCCGGGGGTTCCGACCGAGCTGATGTCCCAAGCGGCGGAGCCTGAACGGCACGGGCACGCTGATTAG
- the meaB gene encoding methylmalonyl Co-A mutase-associated GTPase MeaB, whose product MTAKASSSPGAVTAKPQQSVDEIADAVRKGDRVALGRAITLIESTRPEDQVRARELLKTLMADTGRAIRIGISGPPGAGKSTLIDQFGLNLIAAGHKVAVLAVDPTSSRTGGSILGDKTRMGRLASETNAFIRPSPAGTSLGGVTKTTRETIAIAEAAGFDVVLVETVGVGQSETAVSNMVDVFVVVAIPGAGDELQGIKRGLLELADIIAVNKADSDNVERANRAATEYRAALHILASGNTAWQPAVLTMSARDNTGLDTLWEKIGECRRSLSEAGVLDDRRAEQAATWMREIFEQRLLAAFKGGRRAAREYQDIEDQVRAGTMSPADGADALAKLVGLKDPE is encoded by the coding sequence ATGACGGCCAAAGCTTCAAGCAGCCCGGGCGCCGTGACCGCCAAACCCCAGCAAAGCGTTGACGAGATCGCAGATGCTGTCCGCAAAGGCGACAGGGTGGCGCTGGGCCGCGCCATTACGCTGATCGAGAGCACGCGGCCCGAGGATCAGGTCCGCGCGCGGGAACTGCTGAAGACCCTGATGGCCGACACTGGCAGAGCAATCCGTATCGGCATCAGCGGGCCACCCGGCGCAGGAAAGTCCACGCTCATCGATCAGTTCGGCCTCAACCTGATTGCAGCAGGTCATAAGGTGGCCGTGCTCGCGGTCGATCCCACCTCGTCGCGCACAGGCGGCTCCATTCTTGGCGACAAGACCCGCATGGGACGGCTCGCCTCGGAGACGAATGCCTTCATTCGCCCCTCCCCGGCCGGCACCAGCCTCGGCGGCGTGACAAAGACGACCCGCGAGACCATCGCCATCGCCGAGGCGGCCGGCTTCGACGTGGTTCTGGTCGAGACGGTCGGCGTCGGCCAGTCGGAGACCGCGGTGTCCAACATGGTCGACGTGTTCGTGGTCGTGGCCATTCCGGGCGCGGGCGACGAACTGCAAGGCATCAAGCGCGGCCTCCTGGAGCTCGCCGACATCATCGCCGTCAACAAAGCCGACAGCGACAACGTGGAGCGCGCGAACCGCGCGGCCACGGAGTATCGCGCGGCGCTGCACATCCTTGCCTCCGGCAACACCGCCTGGCAGCCGGCCGTGCTCACCATGTCCGCGCGGGACAACACCGGCCTCGATACGCTGTGGGAGAAGATCGGAGAGTGCCGCCGCTCCTTGTCGGAAGCCGGGGTCCTCGACGACCGGCGCGCCGAACAAGCCGCCACCTGGATGCGCGAGATCTTCGAACAGCGCCTCCTCGCCGCCTTCAAGGGCGGACGCCGCGCCGCGCGCGAATATCAGGACATCGAGGACCAGGTGCGCGCGGGCACGATGAGCCCGGCCGACGGGGCCGATGCGCTCGCCAAGCTTGTCGGGCTCAAGGATCCCGAGTAG
- the scpA gene encoding methylmalonyl-CoA mutase, giving the protein MTGIPKFSDIEYREPQEPALGPAAEPWETPEGIAVKPVYGKEDREGLDFIDGLPGLPPYLRGPYPTMYVQRPWTVRQYSGFSTAEDSNAFYRRNLAAGQQGVSIAFDLATHRGYDSDHERVTGDVGMAGVAIDSIYDMRVLFDGIPLDQVSVSMTMNGAVLPVLALFIVAGEEQGVGHDQLSGTIQNDILKEFMVRNTYIYPPEPSMRIVSDIIGYTSREMPRFNSISISGYHMQEAGATADLELGYTLADGVEYVRAAIASGLDVDSFAPRLSFFWAIGMNYYMEIAKMRAGRILWAKLMQEEFAPKNAKSLALRTHCQTSGWSLSAQDVYNNVIRTCVEAMAATQGHTQSLHTNGLDEALALPTDFSARIARNTQLMLQKESGTTRIIDPWSGSYYVERLTHDLAAKAMEHIKEISDFGGMAKAIEAGIPKRMIEQAATATQGRIDSGRQTIVGVNKYRSETDADIRLLKVDNRSVREQQLAKLERLRGERDEAAVTEALAALTQYAESGKGNLLEGAVNAARAMATVGEISYALEKVYGRHQASITAITGVYKSEMKKDGNMDRVADMIDAFEAEHGRRPRILVAKMGQDGHDRGQKVISSAFADLGFDVDIGPLFQTPEEAARQAIENDVHILGVSSLTAGHLTLVPALRQALEDQGRGDIMIVVGGVIPPQDYPELFEAGAKAIFGPGTPIANAAIDILGKLGVAPKAAAE; this is encoded by the coding sequence GTGACAGGCATTCCGAAGTTTTCCGACATCGAGTATCGCGAGCCGCAAGAGCCCGCGCTTGGCCCTGCCGCCGAGCCTTGGGAAACGCCCGAAGGCATCGCCGTGAAGCCGGTCTACGGCAAGGAAGACCGCGAGGGTCTCGACTTCATCGACGGGCTGCCGGGCCTGCCGCCTTACCTGCGCGGCCCCTACCCCACCATGTACGTGCAGCGCCCCTGGACCGTGCGCCAGTATTCCGGCTTCTCCACGGCCGAGGATTCCAACGCCTTCTACCGGCGCAATCTCGCCGCCGGTCAGCAAGGCGTCTCCATCGCTTTCGATCTCGCCACGCACCGCGGCTACGACTCCGACCACGAGCGCGTGACGGGCGACGTGGGCATGGCGGGCGTCGCCATCGACTCCATCTACGACATGCGCGTGCTGTTCGACGGCATTCCGCTGGATCAGGTCTCCGTGTCCATGACCATGAACGGCGCGGTGCTGCCCGTGCTCGCGCTCTTCATCGTCGCGGGCGAGGAGCAAGGCGTCGGCCACGACCAGCTGTCCGGCACGATCCAGAACGACATCCTCAAAGAGTTCATGGTGCGGAACACCTACATCTATCCGCCCGAACCTTCGATGCGCATCGTCTCCGACATCATCGGCTACACGTCGCGGGAGATGCCGCGCTTCAACTCGATTTCGATCTCCGGCTACCACATGCAGGAAGCCGGCGCGACGGCGGACCTGGAGCTCGGCTACACGCTTGCCGACGGCGTCGAATACGTGCGCGCGGCGATCGCTTCCGGCCTCGATGTGGACTCGTTCGCCCCGCGCCTGTCCTTCTTCTGGGCCATCGGCATGAACTACTACATGGAGATCGCCAAGATGCGCGCGGGCCGCATCCTCTGGGCGAAGCTGATGCAAGAAGAGTTCGCGCCGAAGAACGCCAAGTCGCTGGCCTTGCGCACCCACTGCCAGACCAGCGGCTGGAGCCTGTCGGCGCAGGACGTCTACAACAACGTGATCCGCACCTGCGTCGAGGCCATGGCCGCCACCCAAGGCCATACCCAGTCGCTGCACACGAACGGTCTCGACGAAGCGCTTGCGCTGCCCACGGACTTTTCCGCACGCATCGCGCGCAACACGCAGCTGATGCTGCAGAAGGAAAGCGGCACGACGCGCATCATCGATCCGTGGAGCGGCAGCTACTACGTGGAGCGCCTCACCCACGACCTCGCCGCCAAAGCGATGGAACATATCAAGGAGATCAGTGACTTCGGCGGCATGGCCAAGGCCATCGAGGCGGGCATTCCCAAACGCATGATCGAGCAGGCGGCCACGGCCACGCAGGGGCGCATCGATTCCGGCCGTCAAACGATCGTCGGCGTGAACAAATATCGCTCCGAGACCGATGCGGACATTCGTCTCCTCAAGGTCGACAATCGCTCGGTGCGCGAACAGCAGCTCGCCAAGCTCGAACGCCTCAGAGGCGAGCGCGACGAAGCCGCGGTCACCGAAGCGCTCGCCGCGCTCACGCAGTACGCCGAGAGCGGCAAGGGCAACCTGCTCGAAGGCGCCGTGAACGCCGCGCGCGCGATGGCCACCGTGGGCGAGATTTCCTACGCGCTCGAGAAAGTGTACGGTCGGCACCAAGCCAGCATCACGGCGATCACCGGCGTGTACAAATCCGAGATGAAGAAGGACGGGAACATGGACCGCGTGGCCGACATGATCGACGCCTTCGAGGCCGAGCACGGCCGACGGCCGCGTATCCTCGTGGCCAAGATGGGCCAGGACGGCCACGACCGCGGCCAGAAGGTTATCTCGTCCGCATTTGCCGATCTCGGCTTCGACGTGGATATCGGTCCCCTCTTCCAAACGCCGGAAGAAGCCGCGCGCCAGGCCATCGAAAACGACGTGCACATCCTGGGCGTCTCCTCGCTGACCGCCGGCCACCTGACGCTGGTTCCGGCCTTGCGTCAGGCGCTGGAGGATCAGGGGCGTGGCGACATCATGATCGTCGTGGGCGGCGTGATTCCGCCGCAGGACTATCCCGAGCTCTTCGAGGCGGGCGCGAAGGCCATTTTCGGACCCGGCACGCCCATCGCCAACGCCGCCATCGACATTCTCGGCAAGCTCGGCGTGGCGCCCAAAGCCGCCGCAGAGTAG
- a CDS encoding TIGR03808 family TAT-translocated repetitive protein, translating to MTKSGKPAAPGGAPQIGRRDALLAGLGTGVGAGLGMMGPHTALAFDGTSSRGIVPAGGAVSQTATLQQALNEAAANGEPLFLPAGTYKTGTLTLKAGTHVQGVPGRTILKSDGVPIFVVEDADNVRLSGLVLDGGGAPLADDGALMTATGATALDVSACRFLNSGAGGMTLRKSSGRISNCTFGNITSAALFSEDAGGLEISSNHIHDCGDNGILVWRSEKGEDGTLVTDNRIERIAAKSGGSGQNGNGVNVFRAGSVLVTQNRISDCAYSAIRSNAGSNCQMVANSCSRLGEVALYAEFGFEGALIANNIVDTAATGISVTNFNEGGRLAVVQGNIVRNLFFRKTGEARGSGIAVEADTTVTANVVEGAPAYGIIVGWGDYMRDVTVTGNVVRKSHIGIGVAASAGAGAALITDNLIDGAQDGAIRAMKGPTPIGPDLALESGVAYPNLAVYSNVAR from the coding sequence ATGACCAAGTCCGGCAAGCCCGCCGCCCCCGGCGGCGCACCTCAGATCGGACGGCGGGACGCGCTGCTGGCGGGCCTCGGCACGGGTGTTGGCGCCGGACTCGGCATGATGGGCCCGCACACGGCGCTGGCATTCGACGGCACCAGCAGCCGCGGCATCGTCCCGGCGGGCGGCGCGGTCTCGCAAACCGCGACGCTGCAACAAGCCCTCAACGAGGCGGCCGCCAACGGCGAACCGCTGTTCCTGCCCGCGGGCACCTACAAGACCGGCACGTTGACGCTGAAGGCCGGCACCCATGTGCAGGGCGTTCCGGGACGGACGATCCTGAAATCGGACGGCGTGCCGATCTTCGTCGTCGAGGACGCGGACAATGTGCGCCTGTCGGGCCTGGTGCTCGATGGCGGCGGCGCACCGCTCGCCGACGACGGCGCGCTGATGACGGCCACAGGTGCGACCGCGCTCGACGTCTCAGCCTGCCGCTTCCTCAACAGCGGTGCCGGCGGCATGACCCTGCGCAAATCCTCGGGCCGCATCTCGAACTGCACGTTCGGCAACATCACGAGCGCTGCCCTCTTCAGCGAAGACGCGGGCGGTCTCGAGATCAGCAGCAATCACATCCACGATTGCGGCGACAACGGCATCCTGGTCTGGCGCTCGGAAAAGGGCGAGGACGGCACGCTCGTCACCGACAACCGCATCGAACGCATCGCGGCCAAGAGCGGCGGCAGCGGCCAGAACGGCAACGGCGTCAACGTGTTCCGGGCCGGGTCCGTGCTCGTAACGCAGAACCGTATCTCCGATTGCGCCTATTCGGCCATCCGCAGCAATGCGGGATCGAATTGCCAGATGGTCGCCAATTCCTGCTCGCGGCTCGGCGAAGTCGCGCTTTACGCCGAATTCGGATTCGAAGGCGCGCTGATCGCCAACAACATCGTGGATACCGCCGCCACCGGCATCTCCGTGACCAATTTCAACGAGGGCGGCCGGCTCGCCGTGGTCCAAGGCAACATCGTCCGTAATCTGTTCTTCCGGAAGACGGGCGAAGCCCGCGGCAGCGGCATCGCCGTCGAAGCCGACACGACGGTCACCGCGAACGTCGTGGAAGGCGCGCCGGCCTACGGCATCATTGTCGGCTGGGGCGACTACATGCGCGACGTGACCGTGACCGGGAACGTGGTGCGCAAGAGCCATATCGGGATCGGCGTCGCGGCGAGCGCCGGCGCGGGCGCGGCCCTCATCACCGACAACCTCATCGACGGCGCCCAGGACGGCGCCATCCGGGCGATGAAAGGTCCGACGCCGATCGGGCCGGACCTCGCCTTGGAAAGCGGGGTCGCCTACCCGAACCTCGCCGTCTACTCGAATGTCGCGCGCTAA
- a CDS encoding ABC-F family ATP-binding cassette domain-containing protein has protein sequence MFTLDSITLRLGGHVILDRASVAMPPKARVGLVGRNGAGKSSLLKMIAGIYEADEGRIEAPSGTRIGYLKQDAPGGLATPFETVLAAAEERAALLDEADTATDAHRIAEIHERLNAIDAHGAPSRAARILAGLGFSEDDQHRPLTEFSGGWRMRVALAALLFSEPDLLLLDEPSNHLDLEAALWLESFLRAYPASLIVVSHERDMLNNVVSHIVHVDHGKTTLYVGNYDQFERQRHERQAQDAAMRAKLEAKRQKLQAYVDRWRYKAHTARQAQSRLKALQRMAPEAEVFDDASLVFDFPSPKEVKPPLMMLEDVAVGYVPGKPVLSHIDLRIDPDDRIALVGRNGNGKTTLARALAGQLSPMDGQIKASGKLSVGYFAQHQIEELVSEDTPLQHMERMMPEAKPGEVRAHLARFGFSGDKVGVKVSALSGGERARLSLALVTRDAPHILILDEPTNHLDVDAREALVQALAGFGGAVIVVSHDRHLLGLIADRLLLVDGGRAQEFDGTLEDYRDSVLSAARAGKGKSGNGMSQTEAPKDTLSKAERKEKRKAAADARERTKPLRKAIADAEADMKTLTKKREVVDAKLIDASPAQASELMKQRGQLTREIEEAEARWLEASEAVETAMAEVDA, from the coding sequence ATGTTCACGCTCGACTCCATAACCTTGCGCCTCGGCGGTCACGTCATTCTGGACCGCGCCTCCGTCGCCATGCCGCCGAAAGCCCGTGTGGGGCTCGTGGGCCGCAATGGCGCGGGCAAGTCCTCGCTGCTCAAGATGATCGCCGGCATCTACGAGGCCGACGAGGGGCGCATCGAAGCGCCCAGCGGGACCAGGATCGGCTATCTCAAGCAGGATGCGCCCGGCGGGCTTGCGACGCCGTTCGAAACCGTGCTCGCGGCGGCCGAGGAGCGGGCCGCGCTTCTGGATGAGGCCGACACCGCGACGGACGCGCATCGCATCGCTGAAATTCACGAGCGCCTGAACGCGATCGACGCCCATGGGGCGCCGTCGCGGGCTGCACGTATCCTCGCGGGGCTCGGCTTCTCCGAGGACGACCAGCACCGCCCGCTGACGGAGTTCTCGGGCGGCTGGCGCATGCGCGTGGCGCTCGCAGCGCTGCTCTTCTCCGAGCCCGATCTGCTGCTGCTCGACGAGCCCTCGAACCATCTCGATCTCGAGGCGGCGCTGTGGCTCGAGTCCTTCCTGCGCGCCTATCCCGCCAGCCTGATCGTGGTGAGCCACGAGCGCGACATGCTGAACAACGTCGTCAGCCACATCGTGCATGTGGACCACGGCAAGACCACGCTCTACGTGGGCAATTACGATCAGTTCGAGCGGCAGCGGCATGAGCGCCAGGCGCAGGACGCGGCGATGCGCGCCAAGCTAGAGGCAAAGCGCCAGAAGCTGCAGGCCTATGTGGACCGCTGGCGCTACAAGGCGCATACGGCCCGTCAGGCGCAGAGCCGCCTGAAGGCGCTGCAACGCATGGCGCCTGAGGCTGAAGTCTTCGACGACGCTTCGCTCGTTTTCGACTTCCCTTCGCCCAAAGAGGTGAAGCCGCCGCTGATGATGCTGGAGGATGTCGCCGTCGGCTATGTGCCGGGTAAGCCGGTGCTGTCGCATATCGACTTGCGCATCGACCCGGACGATCGCATTGCCCTCGTGGGCCGCAACGGCAACGGCAAGACCACCTTGGCGCGGGCGCTCGCAGGCCAACTGTCGCCCATGGATGGCCAGATCAAGGCGAGCGGCAAACTTTCCGTCGGCTATTTCGCCCAGCACCAGATCGAAGAGCTTGTGTCGGAGGACACGCCGCTGCAGCACATGGAGCGCATGATGCCGGAGGCGAAGCCCGGCGAGGTGCGGGCCCATCTCGCCCGGTTCGGTTTCTCCGGCGACAAGGTCGGCGTGAAGGTCAGCGCGCTGTCCGGCGGGGAGCGGGCGCGGCTGTCGCTTGCGCTGGTGACGCGCGATGCCCCCCACATCCTCATCCTCGACGAGCCGACGAACCATCTCGACGTGGATGCGCGCGAGGCTTTGGTGCAGGCGCTCGCCGGTTTCGGCGGCGCCGTCATCGTGGTCAGCCACGATCGGCATCTTTTGGGCCTCATCGCCGACCGGCTGTTGCTGGTGGATGGCGGCCGGGCGCAGGAGTTCGACGGCACGCTCGAGGATTACCGCGACAGCGTGCTGAGCGCAGCGCGCGCGGGCAAAGGCAAGTCCGGCAATGGAATGTCCCAAACCGAAGCGCCGAAGGACACGTTGTCGAAGGCCGAGCGCAAGGAGAAGCGCAAAGCAGCCGCCGACGCGCGCGAGCGCACCAAACCCTTGCGCAAAGCCATTGCCGATGCCGAAGCCGATATGAAGACGCTGACCAAGAAGCGCGAGGTGGTGGATGCCAAGCTGATCGATGCGTCGCCGGCGCAAGCGAGCGAGCTCATGAAGCAGCGTGGACAGCTCACCCGCGAGATCGAGGAAGCCGAAGCCCGCTGGCTGGAAGCGAGCGAAGCGGTCGAGACGGCCATGGCGGAAGTCGACGCCTAA
- a CDS encoding helicase HerA-like domain-containing protein, protein MARRTKASVKDAATEDGKTAEAAETETAVVEPIEIPDDWVFIGKSTKPEYILLKLANRHGLITGATGTGKTVTLQGLAESFSDAGVPVFCADVKGDLSGVAAMGKEKGWIKERAAMIGYDVKFTAHPVIFWDLFGEQGHPVRTTVSELGPLMLSRLMDLSDAQEGVLNIAFRIADEEKLPLLDLKDLQSLLEDLAARANELTTRYGNVGKRSIGAIQRQLLVLEQQGGNHFFGEPALDVGKDLMRTDDEGRGYIGVLAADKLMQSPRLYATFLLFLLSELFEELPEIGDPEKPKLVFFFDEAHLLFRDAPKALLEKVEQVVRLIRSKGVGVYFVTQNPRDVPDTVSRQLGNRVQHALRAFTPAEQKAVKSAAETFRPNPDLDTEQMIMSMGIGEALVSTLDEKGQPSIVQHTYVKPPSSQVGPITKDERKALMEKDPVAGKYDESIDRESAHEILQKRTEERAKAAAEAEAAEEKSKTTTKSSGGSRGDGFWTALGKSVVRAVVPMATRVLEDAIRRNALGGQRRR, encoded by the coding sequence ATGGCGAGGCGGACGAAAGCTTCCGTGAAGGACGCAGCGACCGAGGACGGCAAGACGGCAGAGGCGGCGGAGACCGAGACTGCCGTCGTGGAGCCGATCGAGATCCCCGACGATTGGGTGTTCATCGGCAAGAGCACCAAGCCCGAATACATTCTCCTGAAACTCGCCAACCGGCACGGCCTCATCACTGGCGCCACCGGCACAGGTAAGACCGTCACCCTGCAGGGGCTCGCGGAGAGCTTCTCCGACGCGGGCGTGCCGGTGTTCTGCGCCGACGTGAAGGGCGATCTGTCCGGCGTCGCGGCCATGGGCAAGGAGAAGGGCTGGATCAAGGAACGCGCGGCCATGATCGGCTACGACGTGAAGTTCACCGCCCATCCCGTGATCTTCTGGGATCTGTTCGGCGAACAGGGGCATCCGGTGCGCACGACCGTGTCGGAACTCGGCCCGCTGATGCTGTCGCGGCTGATGGATCTCAGCGATGCGCAGGAAGGCGTTTTGAACATCGCCTTCCGCATCGCCGACGAGGAAAAGCTGCCGCTGCTCGACCTCAAGGATCTGCAATCGCTCCTGGAGGACCTCGCGGCGCGGGCGAACGAGCTCACCACGCGCTATGGCAATGTGGGCAAGCGCTCGATCGGCGCCATTCAGCGGCAGCTGCTCGTGCTGGAACAGCAGGGCGGCAATCACTTCTTCGGCGAGCCCGCGCTCGACGTGGGCAAGGATCTGATGCGGACCGACGACGAGGGGCGCGGCTATATCGGTGTGCTGGCTGCCGACAAGCTGATGCAGAGCCCGCGGCTCTACGCGACCTTCCTGCTGTTCCTGCTGTCGGAACTGTTCGAGGAACTCCCCGAAATCGGCGACCCCGAGAAACCGAAGCTCGTCTTCTTCTTCGACGAGGCTCATCTGCTGTTCCGCGACGCGCCGAAGGCGCTGCTCGAGAAGGTCGAGCAGGTGGTGCGCCTGATCCGCTCGAAGGGCGTCGGCGTTTATTTCGTGACGCAGAACCCGCGCGACGTGCCCGACACGGTCTCGCGCCAGCTCGGCAATCGCGTGCAGCATGCCTTGCGCGCCTTTACGCCCGCCGAGCAAAAAGCGGTGAAGTCCGCGGCCGAGACTTTCCGTCCGAACCCAGATCTCGATACCGAGCAGATGATCATGTCCATGGGCATCGGCGAGGCGCTGGTCTCGACGCTCGACGAGAAGGGCCAGCCGAGCATCGTCCAGCACACCTACGTCAAGCCGCCGTCCTCGCAAGTGGGGCCGATCACGAAGGACGAGCGTAAAGCGCTCATGGAGAAGGACCCGGTCGCCGGCAAATACGATGAGTCGATCGACCGGGAATCCGCTCACGAAATCCTTCAGAAGCGGACAGAGGAGCGGGCCAAGGCCGCGGCCGAGGCGGAAGCTGCGGAGGAGAAGTCCAAGACCACCACGAAATCGTCCGGCGGATCGCGCGGCGACGGCTTCTGGACGGCGCTCGGCAAGTCCGTGGTGCGCGCGGTGGTGCCCATGGCGACGCGCGTGCTGGAAGACGCGATTAGGCGGAACGCGCTCGGAGGCCAGCGCCGGCGTTAG
- a CDS encoding methylmalonyl-CoA mutase family protein, producing MSDLSLVSAFPKAEDSAWKELVEKALKGAPFSILESKTYDGSVIEPLYPPAEDGAVVPGRDPGTPWEITQRIDITDPGTANGQILEDLNNGASGIALVFQGAVGECGYALPAEADAIGAALEGVHLEWGVPLELQLGTNAAAVANMVADLVDSRGLPANHTNIRFGFDPIGVLAAKGATDATPEDVAALAKDLSARGFKGRFAAADGRPVHEAGGTEAQELAFALASAICYLRAFEAAGIPLDEARRMIFFRLAADQNQFLTTAKFRALRKLWSRVEEACGLTPEPAFVTGETAWRMMTKRHAQGNIVRGTIATLAAAVGGANAVTVLPYTAALGLPEAFGRRVARNTQSVLLEESNLYRVADPAAGSGALEALTSELCAKAWRLFQKFDEAGGVLAVLESGLFQEAVAETRDAREKAMAQRKDSLIGTSEFPDLGEDDLAVMDVAPAPAETGAQEVTPLKPMRLGEPFEALRDRSDAVLAKTGARPKIFLACLGRPADFNTRASFAKSLFEAGGIEAIAASSEKTLPETIEGFRESGASLACLCSSDKVYAEHGAEAAKALKDAGAAHVYLAGKPGDIEAALRDAGVESFVAAGGNALETLTGAYEHLGA from the coding sequence ATGTCAGACCTGTCACTCGTATCCGCCTTTCCGAAGGCCGAAGATTCCGCATGGAAAGAGCTCGTTGAGAAAGCGCTGAAGGGCGCTCCGTTTTCCATTCTGGAATCAAAGACCTACGATGGCTCCGTTATCGAGCCGCTCTATCCGCCTGCCGAAGACGGGGCGGTCGTTCCGGGCCGCGATCCGGGCACGCCCTGGGAAATCACCCAGCGCATCGACATCACGGATCCCGGCACCGCGAACGGCCAGATTCTCGAGGATCTTAACAACGGAGCTTCGGGCATCGCGCTCGTGTTTCAGGGTGCCGTCGGCGAATGCGGCTATGCGCTGCCGGCGGAGGCTGACGCGATCGGCGCCGCGCTCGAAGGCGTGCACCTGGAATGGGGCGTCCCGCTCGAACTTCAGCTCGGCACCAATGCGGCGGCGGTGGCCAACATGGTCGCCGATCTGGTCGACTCCCGCGGCCTGCCCGCGAACCACACCAATATTCGCTTCGGCTTCGATCCCATCGGCGTACTCGCCGCCAAGGGCGCGACGGACGCCACCCCTGAGGATGTCGCCGCTCTCGCCAAAGATTTGTCCGCGCGCGGTTTCAAAGGCCGCTTCGCCGCCGCCGACGGCCGTCCCGTCCATGAGGCCGGCGGCACCGAGGCGCAGGAGCTGGCCTTCGCGCTGGCGTCTGCGATTTGCTACCTGCGCGCCTTCGAGGCGGCGGGCATTCCGTTGGATGAGGCGCGGCGGATGATCTTCTTCCGCCTGGCTGCCGACCAGAACCAGTTCCTGACCACCGCCAAGTTCCGCGCCTTGCGCAAGCTGTGGTCGCGCGTCGAGGAAGCCTGCGGGCTGACGCCCGAGCCCGCTTTCGTCACCGGCGAAACCGCGTGGCGCATGATGACCAAGCGCCACGCGCAAGGAAACATCGTGCGCGGGACCATCGCCACGCTGGCCGCCGCCGTGGGCGGGGCCAACGCCGTGACCGTGCTGCCCTACACCGCAGCCCTCGGCCTGCCGGAGGCCTTCGGCCGCCGCGTGGCCCGCAATACGCAGAGTGTGCTGCTGGAAGAGTCGAACCTCTATCGCGTGGCCGATCCTGCCGCCGGTTCCGGCGCGCTGGAAGCGCTGACGAGCGAGCTGTGTGCCAAGGCCTGGCGCCTGTTCCAGAAGTTCGACGAAGCCGGCGGCGTGCTCGCGGTCCTCGAAAGCGGTCTCTTCCAAGAGGCCGTCGCCGAGACCCGCGACGCCCGCGAGAAGGCCATGGCGCAACGCAAAGACTCGCTGATCGGCACGTCTGAGTTCCCCGATCTCGGCGAGGACGATCTGGCCGTCATGGATGTCGCACCGGCCCCGGCCGAGACCGGCGCGCAAGAAGTGACGCCGCTCAAGCCCATGCGTCTCGGCGAGCCGTTCGAAGCCTTGCGTGACCGCAGCGACGCCGTGCTGGCGAAGACCGGCGCGCGCCCGAAGATCTTCCTGGCCTGTCTTGGGCGTCCGGCCGATTTCAACACGCGCGCGTCCTTCGCCAAGAGCCTGTTCGAAGCAGGCGGCATCGAGGCCATCGCCGCGTCGTCCGAGAAGACGCTTCCCGAGACGATCGAAGGCTTCCGGGAATCGGGCGCCTCGCTCGCCTGCCTGTGCTCCTCGGACAAGGTCTATGCGGAGCACGGCGCCGAAGCCGCGAAGGCGCTGAAAGACGCCGGCGCCGCCCATGTCTATCTCGCCGGGAAGCCCGGCGATATCGAAGCCGCGCTGCGGGACGCAGGCGTCGAAAGCTTCGTCGCGGCAGGCGGCAACGCGCTGGAAACACTGACTGGCGCCTACGAACATTTGGGGGCTTAA